The following coding sequences are from one Culex quinquefasciatus strain JHB chromosome 1, VPISU_Cqui_1.0_pri_paternal, whole genome shotgun sequence window:
- the LOC6035159 gene encoding LOW QUALITY PROTEIN: von Willebrand factor A domain-containing protein 8 (The sequence of the model RefSeq protein was modified relative to this genomic sequence to represent the inferred CDS: inserted 4 bases in 3 codons; deleted 4 bases in 3 codons) — translation MLPRNAQTVRRLSVLKRILTSGNHSSSTRFCSTTGATIRIDDVEKQIEPPKQPELVPNGYVKVAESGEANLSQTRLHHLRWMLQKDKLGQDMILLGRPRNLRRNLIMQFSELTRREIEYILLNRDTTESDLKXEEIQDRTATYYNQSAVRAATEGRILVIEGVEKTERNVLPILNNLLENREMHLEDGRFLIAAKNYDSLLERFNQEQLDKWGLVRVSEDFRVIALGLPVPKYRGSPLDPPLRSRFQARDVSELPYLDILTEAKLLANEKNPELLTKLTSFGFSVLSSASSLPDFPIDNIRYVGMLVNNNPLQAEHSLLTRLYPYPVFLEKEGIGLTKSLMESLQIQPDQTPSTQIVSVGPVNEDTLSVNLKVNTKPVSFTMQRGKSDVQQTPSTYKNTNYQQNLLAELIQSIAVGDVCLVGPKGCGKSIVANELCRLIDQQVETMVLYQDMTARDLIQKRTTKLNGDTIWQDSPLLLAALRGHVISLDGIHRLHHSTLAILHRLVHDREMQLYDGRRLMRHDRYDRLLEMGFSNEELTTRGILRIDPAFRIIAMAEPHQKTGTNWITAETLNLFLFHEIRGLSQDEELKVIDSLYGPLDNTMHQILKVAHYLRSASDTTMKNLASNLSTRQLLRIARRLHEYGEHLSDRSAYSILHNTFLTKFMPNLPRSVLENALRSCDVTVGHESRAEYVTISSDQGVLRIGRTEVPIYQTEAVSKVPDIVFYNVPQHVKLMERLLQDFTLGEHLLLVGNQGVGKNKIADRLLQLMNRPREYIQLHRDTTVQSLTLQASIRDGKIIYEDSPLVKAVKSGHVLVVDEADKAPIHVTCILKTLVENGEMMLSDGRKICPPARGTPEANDSIYTHPDFRMVVLANRPGXPFLGNDFFAALGDLFSCHAVDNPSPNSEIYLLKQYGPDVPEATIRKLVDAFSELRDMADGGILNYPYSTREVVAIVKHLQRFPNDDMAELIGNVLDYDRHXPETLDQVTNVLLKHGLEIAPYAKNELASLRRQREIQMTIKSHSGKDVSGPKHGKVDPNNDPHVGGNTWAGGSGGRDTAGLGGKGGPYRLDSGHKVHQLSDAEKDDIPEHVKQAAREMNRKAFEQKLKEIQMSGYDHKVYTEFSAPVQKQVQQLRVILQALQAKSKERQWQKHQTSGEMDDTKLVEGITGEKNIYKKRAEQEPEPGQPQEKPKRLKLLVDVSGSMYRFNGYDGRLDRQLEAVVMVMEAFDGFETKIKYDIVGQRRTVEIPFINANNTPRDDKRRLETIKMMHAHSQFCWSGDHTLPAARNAVDALAKEDCDEAIVVVLSDANLSRYGISPRNLNDILQKQAPKVQAYVIFIGSLGDEAQLITNNMTAGKSFVCMNLEQLPQILKQIFAASVLQ, via the exons ATGCTTCCGCGGAACGCCCAAACCGTACGCCGCCTGAGCGTCCTCAAGCGGATCCTGACCAGTGGCAACCATAGCAGTTCTACCCGCTTCTGCTCGACGACCGGCGCCACAATCCGCATCGACGACGTCGAGAAGCAGATCGAGCCACCCAAGCAGCCGGAACTGGTGCCGAATGGCTATG TTAAGGTTGCCGAGAGCGGGGAAGCGAACCTGTCCCAGACGAGGCTGCACCACCTGCGGTGGATGCTCCAGAAGGACAAACTGGGCCAGGATATGATCCTGCTGGGGAGGCCCAGGAATCTGCGGCGTAACTTGATCATGCAGTTCTCCGAGTTGACCAGGAGG GAGATTGAGTATATTCTGCTGAACCGGGATACCACGGAGAGTGATCTGA GGGAGGAGATTCAGGACAGGACGGCGACGTATTACAACCAGAGTGCGGTGAGGGCGGCGACCGAAGGTCGGATATTGGTTATTGAGGGCGTGGAGAAGACGGAGCGTAATGTGTTGccgattttgaataatttgctgGAGAATAGGGAGATGCATCTGGAAGATGGGAGGTTCCTGATTGCTGCCAAGAACTACGATAGCTTGTTGGAG AGATTCAACCAGGAACAGCTAGACAAGTGGGGCTTGGTACGAGTTTCCGAAGACTTCAGGGTGATAGCACTGGGATTGCCAGTTCCGAAGTATCGAGGATCACCGCTTGATCCTCCACTGAGATCCCGATTCCAAGCGAGAGATGTTAGCGAGCTTCCGTACCTG GATATCCTAACTGAAGCGAAGCTTCTGGCGAATGAAAAGAACCCGGAACTGCTCACCAAGCTGACCTCTTTCGGATTCAGCGTCTTGTCGTCAGCTTCTTCTTTGCCAGACTTCCCGATCGACAACATCCGCTACGTTGGAATGCTAGTCAACAATAACCCGCTACAGGCTGAGCATAGTCTGCTAACCCGTCTCTACCCTTATCCGGTGTTCCTGGAAAAGGAAGGCATAGGACTAACGAAGTCCCTCATGGAATCGCTGCAGATTCAACCGGATCAAACACCCTCAACCCAGATCGTCAGCGTAGGCCCGGTCAACGAGGACACGCTCTCAGTAAACCTCAAGGTCAACACCAAACCCGTCAGCTTCACCATGCAACGAGGCAAATCCGACGTCCAGCAAACTCCGTCAACCTACAAGAACACCAACTACCAGCAGAACCTCCTCGCAGAGCTCATCCAATCCATCGCCGTCGGCGACGTCTGCCTCGTCGGTCCCAAAGGGTGCGGCAAGTCCATCGTAGCGAACGAGCTGTGCCGCCTGATCGACCAGCAGGTCGAAACCATGGTCCTGTACCAGGACATGACCGCCCGTGACCTGATCCAGAAGCGGACCACCAAGCTGAACGGTGACACCATCTGGCAGGACTCGCCACTGCTGCTGGCAGCTCTGCGAGGTCACGTAATCTCGCTCGATGGTATCCATCGACTTCACCACAGTACCTTGGCTATCCTGCACCGGCTGGTGCACGATCGCGAAATGCAGCTGTACGACGGTCGCCGGCTGATGCGACACGATCGGTACGATCGTCTGCTCGAAATGGGTTTCTCGAATGAGGAGCTGACGACGCGAGGGATCCTCCGTATCGATCCGGCGTTCCGGATCATCGCGATGGCCGAACCACACCAGAAAACCGGCACCAACTGGATCACCGCCGAAACGCTGAACCTCTTCCTGTTCCACGAGATTCGTGGACTCAGTCAGGACGAGGAACTCAAGGTGATCGACTCCCTGTACGGCCCGCTGGACAATACCATGCACCAGATCCTGAAGGTAGCCCACTACCTGCGATCAGCCAGCGATACTACCATGAAGAACCTGGCGAGCAATCTGTCCACCCGACAGCTGCTTCGAATCGCTCGACGACTCCACGAGTACGGCGAGCACCTGTCGGACCGTTCCGCGTACAGCATTCTGCACAACACATTCCTCACCAAGTTTATGCCCAACTTGCCGCGAAGCGTCCTCGAGAACGCGCTTCGATCGTGCGATGTGACCGTAGGTCACGAAAGTCGCGCCGAATACGTTACCATATCCAGTGATCAGGGAGTCCTTCGCATC GGAAGGACCGAGGTGCCCATCTATCAGACGGAAGCGGTTAGCAAGGTTCCCGACATCGTGTTCTACAACGTGCCGCAGCACGTCAAGCTAATGGAGCGACTGCTGCAAGACTTCACGCTTGGCGAACACCTCCTCCTGGTAGGAAATCAGGGCGTCGGTAAGAACAAGATCGCTGATCGTCTCCTTCAGCTGATGAATCGACCTCGGGAGTACATCCAACTGCATCGGGATACCACCGTGCAGTCGCTCACCCTACAAGCAAGCATCCGGGACGGCAAAATCATTTACGAAGACTCCCCGCTGGTTAAAGCGGTCAAAAGCGGACACGTCCTCGTCGTAGACGAAGCCGACAAAGCGCCAATCCACGTGACCTGCATCCTCAAAACCCTGGTCGAAAACGGTGAGATGATGCTGTCCGACGGCCGGAAAATCTGCCCTCCAGCTCGAGGCACCCCAGAAGCCAACGATTCC ATCTACACCCACCCCGACTTCCGAATGGTGGTCCTCGCCAACCGACCTG TTCCCTTCCTCGGCAACGACTTCTTCGCCGCCCTCGGCGATCTCTTCTCCTGTCACGCCGTCGACAACCCCTCGCCAAATTCGGAAATCTACCTGCTGAAACAGTACGGACCGGACGTACCGGAGGCGACCATCCGCAAGCTGGTGGACGCCTTCTCCGAGCTGCGCGACATGGCCGACGGCGGCATCCTGAACTACCCGTACTCGACGCGCGAAGTGGTCGCCATCGTCAAGCATCTGCAGCGCTTCCCGAACGACGACATGGCCGAGCTCATTGGGAACGTGCTGGACTACGACCGACA GCCGGAAACGCTCGATCAGGTGACGAACGTGCTGCTGAAGCACGGGCTGGAGATTGCGCCGTACGCGAAGAACGAGCTGGCTTCGTTGAGGCGACAGCGCGAGATCCAGATGACGATCAAGAGCCATAGTGGGAAGGACGTTTCGGGGCCGAAGCACGGGAAGGTCGATCCGAACAATGACCCTCACGTGGGTGGGAATACCTGGGCTGGGGGCTCTGGTGGACGGGACACCGCCGGGTTAGGGGGTAAAGGAGGTCCGTACAGGTTGGACTCTGGTCACAAGGTTCACCAGCTGTCGGACGCCGAGAAGGACGACATCCCGGAACACGTGAAGCAAGCGGCTCGCGAGATGAACCGGAAGGCATTCGAGCAGAAGCTCAAGGAGATCCAGATGAGCGGGTACGACCACAAAGTCTACACGGAGTTCAGCGCTCCAGTGCAAAAGCAAGTCCAACAGTTGCGAGTGATTCTGCAAGCGCTGCAAGCCAAGAGCAAGGAACGCCAGTGGCAGAAGCACCAAACATCCGGAGAAATGGACGACACCAAGCTGGTCGAGGGAATCACCGGCGAGAAGAACATCTACAAGAAGCGCGCCGAGCAAGAACCGGAACCGGGACAACCCCAGGAAAAACCCAAACGCCTCAAGCTACTCGTAGACGTGTCCGGCTCGATGTACCGCTTCAACGGGTACGACGGCCGCCTCGATCGTCAGCTGGAAGCCGTCGTCATGGTCATGGAAGCGTTCGACGGGTTCGAAACCAAGATCAAGTACGACATCGTCGGGCAGCGGCGAACCGTCGAAATCCCCTTCATCAACGCCAACAACACCCCCCGCGACGACAAGCGCCGGCTGGAGACGATCAAGATGATGCACGCGCACTCGCAGTTCTGCTGGAGCGGCGATCATACGCTGCCGGCGGCCCGGAATGCCGTGGACGCGCTCGCCAAGGAGGACTGCGACGAGGCAATCGTGGTGGTGCTGAGCGATGCGAACCTGTCGCGGTACG
- the LOC6035158 gene encoding solute carrier family 35 member E1 homolog: MADRTATRQMLTIGFLCVLWYIVSSSNNVIGKWILSEFPYPMTVTMVQLTSITLYSGPFFNLWGVRKYVDISWRYYFKFIVPLALGKFLASVTSHISIWKVPVSYAHTVERVQRGVARGATLRKTGYVDDGYAKDPKTIGGLRNPTTTVGGT; the protein is encoded by the exons ATGGCGGACCGGACGGCAACCCGCCAGATGTTGACCATCGGGTTCCTGTGCGTCCTGTGGTACATCGTGTCCAGCAGTAACAACGTCATCGGAAAGTGGATCCTGAGCGAGTTCCCGTACCCGATGACGGTGACCATGGTCCAGCTGACCAGCATCACGCTGTACAGTGGGCCGTTCTTCAACCTGTGGGGCGTCCGGAAGTACGTGGACATCTCGTGGCGGTACTACTTTAAGTTTATCGTCCCGCTGGCGCTGGGGAAGTTCCTGGCCTCGGTCACCTCTCACATTTCGATCTGGAAGGTGCCCGTCTCGTACGCGCATACGG TCGAGCGTGTCCAGCGTGGTGTGGCGCGAGGTGCAACTCTGCGAAAAACTGGTTACGTCGACGACGGTTACGCGAAAGACCCGAAAACTATCGGCGGGCTGCGTAACCCAACGACGACCGTTGGGGGTACATAA
- the LOC6035157 gene encoding vitamin K epoxide reductase complex subunit 1 has translation MSSNCKCSCTAGLLGLSLAGFLLSLYTSYVEIRAERDHSYQAMCDISERVSCTKVFTSAYGRGFGLIGPLLGDESPLNVPNGFYGIFYYFLVAGLSLSNNIRVARLTSYLTGLSNLLSIYLAYLLYFVLEDLCIVCVTTYGVNLISLILALQKVQILVREDQVMRVIKKEG, from the exons ATGAGTTCCAACTGCAAGTGTTCCTGCACGGCCGGACTGCTGGGGTTGAGTCTGGCCGGGTTCCTGCTGTCGCTGTACACGTCCTACGTGGAGATCCGGGCCGAGCGGGACCACAGCTACCAGGCCATGTGCGACATCAGCGAGCGGGTCAGCTGCACCAAGGTGTTCACCTCGGC CTACGGTCGCGGTTTCGGCCTCATTGGCCCCCTCCTCGGCGACGAGTCCCCGCTGAACGTGCCGAACGGGTTCTACGGCATCTTCTACTACTTCCTGGTGGCAGGCCTGTCGCTGAGCAACAACATCCGCGTCGCCAGGCTGACCAGCTATCTTACCGGCCTGTCCAACCTGCTGTCGATTTATCTGGCCTATTTGCTGTACTTTGTGCTGGAGGACTTGTGCATCGTGTGCGTTACGACCTACGGGGTCAACTTGATTAGTTTGATTTTGGCACTGCAAAAGGTGCAGATTTTGGTGCGCGAGGACCAGGTCATGAGGGTGATCAAGAAGGAGGGTTAA